AACAACAACAGATCAGTTTTGTAAAATCCTTCTTTTCCCGTCAATTAGAGCAGCAATTGGGCCTAATTGAGGTGCAGGCACCTATCCTGAGCCGTGTGGGTGACGGTACCCAAGATAACCTGTCTGGTTCAGAGAAAGCCGTTCAGGTAAAAGTAAAAAGCTTGCCAGACGCAACTTTTGAAGTTGTTCATTCATTAGCTAAATGGAAGCGTAAAACCTTAGGTCGCTTTGATTTTGGTGCTGACCAAGGAATTTATACCCATATGAAAGCATTGCGTCCTGATGAAGATCGCTTGAGCGCCATTCATTCCGTGTATGTCGATCAGTGGGATTGGGAGCGCGTCATGGGTGATGGCGAGCGCAACCTGGCTTACCTGAAATCTACTGTTAACAAAATCTACGCGGCTATTAAAGAAACTGAAGCAGCGATCAGTGCAGAATTTGATATAAAACCTTTCTTGCCAGAACAGATTCATTTTATCCACAGTGAAAGCCTGCGCGCTAAATTCCCTGATCTGGATGCGAAAGGTCGCGAACGCGCCATTGCTAAAGAGCTGGGTGCTGTTTTCTTGATTGGGATTGGCGGTAAATTGGCTGACGGTAAATCTCATGATGTTCGTGCCCCGGATTATGATGACTGGACCTCTCCGAGTGCAGAAGGTTTTGCTGGGCTAAACGGTGACATTATTGTCTGGAACCCCGTGCTGGAAGATGCTTTTGAAATTTCATCCATGGGCATTCGCGTCGATGCTGAAGCACTGAAACGCCAATTAGCTCTAACATCAGATGAAGATCGTCTGAAACTGGAATGGCATCAATCGCTGCTGAAAGGTGAAATGCCGCAGACTATTGGTGGCGGTATCGGTCAGTCTCGTTTAGTGATGTTATTGTTGCAACAACAACATATTGGTCAGGTCCAATGTGGGGTGTGGGGGCCAGAAATCAGCGAGAAAGTTGAAGGTCTATTGTAATAACATCCGCCAGAATTTCTCTTTATTATTTCAACCCGCTATGGCTCATGCAGCGATAGCGGGTTTTAACGTCATAAACGTAAGTGGGTTCTTTAATCTATGCTGTAGGTGGCATAATAATAGAATATTCACCTTATAAGGTTAGCTGACGTTATGGCCCGGTTTCATCCACTTAGACATTACTCACATGCTCGTCCAAGATTATTATTATCCGTTGGTGCGGGAATAATCGCTTACTTTCTGTTGCCATCACATTTCACTGTATTACTGCGTGTGATGGTGAGTTGGAATATTTTCGCGTGGCTCTATTTGTTGTTTTTATGGCTGCAATTATTGCGCAATGATCCGAAAAAAATCAGATTAATAGCTCGTGTGCAGGATGAAAGTGCCAGTATGGTGCTAAGTATTGTTAGTATGGCGTGTTTGGCGAGTATTCTGGTTATTCTGTTTGAGTTAAGCACGGCGAATCAGTTATCGGGTTCGGCCAAAGCATTCCATTTAGTCCTCACTGGAATGACATTATTGGTCTCGTGGTTACTATTGCCAACCGCTTTTACTATGCATTATGCCCATTTATTTTATTTATCCCGCGATGAGTCAGACGCTGTTCTCCCGTTAATTTTCCCTAAAGAGGTTACTGAGCCTACTTATTGGGATTTTCTTTATTTTTCATTCACTATTGGTGTCGCTTCCCAAACCGCTGATGTCTCGACTGGCACGTCAGATATCCGTCGTGTGGTGCTATTGCAGTCAGTATTATCCTTTATTTTCAATATGACGATCTTGGGATTATCAATTAACGTCGGGGCAGGGTTACTGAACTAGAATAGTTTCTTAGCGCTTCCAGCGGCGCATTAAACGGCTTTTTAACCCGGTATCAAAGCGCCAGATATGATCGAAAATCCGCATGATACCGGGCTTGCCATAGGCCGACATTGCCACGGCATGGAACCGGTGTTGATGGGCTTGCTGCTGGATTTTAATTTTTCTGATCAGCTCTTCAGGTAAGCGCTGGGCAATGAAATCTGAAATAATCACTGCATCGGCATCATACCAATCTCGCTCTTCCATTTTGCTCAGAGTGCTGGATAAGCAGGCCGCCAGATCGGTGCCGCCACGAAAATGTTGGCTGAGAAAGCGTATCGCCTGCTCAATACCACTGGCTGATGATAGCTCGTAGTGAATGATTTCAGTGGCGAACAGCATGATGTAACAGCGGCGATTATCCTCCAGCGCAATACGTAGCAGGGCTAGACAGAAAGCTTTGGCACACTGCTCGTTGAAGCCACCCATCGAACCCGATGTATCGACACAGACAATAAAGGGGCCGCGGGGTTGTTCGTCATGACTTTTAAGGCTGATAGGGCGCTGTAAGGTTTTTTCCTGCCAATTATCACCTTGTAAGCGATAGGTGAGTAAACGTCGCTCCAGTAAGCGGCGATAAAACTCAAACTCTAACTCACTCATTCCTAACATGACCAACTCGGTCGGCAATAATCGTAGAATATCATTGCTCTGGTGAATGCCACTGACCTCTTCTGGCACGGTATCAGGTTGGCGAACCATCACGGTATAAGGCTCAAAGCGGGCATCAGGGGTAGGTTGCGC
The sequence above is drawn from the Yersinia enterocolitica subsp. enterocolitica genome and encodes:
- a CDS encoding DUF1345 domain-containing protein, with the protein product MARFHPLRHYSHARPRLLLSVGAGIIAYFLLPSHFTVLLRVMVSWNIFAWLYLLFLWLQLLRNDPKKIRLIARVQDESASMVLSIVSMACLASILVILFELSTANQLSGSAKAFHLVLTGMTLLVSWLLLPTAFTMHYAHLFYLSRDESDAVLPLIFPKEVTEPTYWDFLYFSFTIGVASQTADVSTGTSDIRRVVLLQSVLSFIFNMTILGLSINVGAGLLN
- the asnA gene encoding aspartate--ammonia ligase translates to MKKQFIQKQQQISFVKSFFSRQLEQQLGLIEVQAPILSRVGDGTQDNLSGSEKAVQVKVKSLPDATFEVVHSLAKWKRKTLGRFDFGADQGIYTHMKALRPDEDRLSAIHSVYVDQWDWERVMGDGERNLAYLKSTVNKIYAAIKETEAAISAEFDIKPFLPEQIHFIHSESLRAKFPDLDAKGRERAIAKELGAVFLIGIGGKLADGKSHDVRAPDYDDWTSPSAEGFAGLNGDIIVWNPVLEDAFEISSMGIRVDAEALKRQLALTSDEDRLKLEWHQSLLKGEMPQTIGGGIGQSRLVMLLLQQQHIGQVQCGVWGPEISEKVEGLL
- the viaA gene encoding ATPase RavA stimulator ViaA, with the protein product MLSLATLDLLLSISESELIEEMVVGLLASPQLAIFFEKFPRIKRALMKDIPGWKQNLQQRIREAKVPAGLANEFALYQQSQLEDSPLFYAHLPQIMVQLQQWHSPFATQAKTLLHTADLERNPQTGDSFQTLFLQRWRVSLTLQTITIHHQLLEQEREQLLAELQQRLALSGALEPILATNDGAAGRLWDMSQGHLQRGDYQLLLQYGDFLQQQPELQQLAEQLGRSRSAKAQPTPDARFEPYTVMVRQPDTVPEEVSGIHQSNDILRLLPTELVMLGMSELEFEFYRRLLERRLLTYRLQGDNWQEKTLQRPISLKSHDEQPRGPFIVCVDTSGSMGGFNEQCAKAFCLALLRIALEDNRRCYIMLFATEIIHYELSSASGIEQAIRFLSQHFRGGTDLAACLSSTLSKMEERDWYDADAVIISDFIAQRLPEELIRKIKIQQQAHQHRFHAVAMSAYGKPGIMRIFDHIWRFDTGLKSRLMRRWKR